One Nicotiana sylvestris chromosome 12, ASM39365v2, whole genome shotgun sequence genomic window carries:
- the LOC104238413 gene encoding LOW QUALITY PROTEIN: DNA (cytosine-5)-methyltransferase DRM2-like (The sequence of the model RefSeq protein was modified relative to this genomic sequence to represent the inferred CDS: inserted 2 bases in 1 codon) has product MGYSVEEASIAMERSGPEATLDVLIDFISTAQMSRAEDAYLPEDVKPKLKHISNDSGGYKRKMYNELCKRKKHRAILDEGTIRLPKPMIGFGVPTVSLPTIVQRNLSKQAVGPPXYYENVAQAPKDVWNTISRHLFDVLPEFVDSIYFCAAARKRGYIHNLPVEKRFPLCPLPPSTIHEALPLTKKWWPSWDKRTKLNCLLTAIGSAKLTDRIRKVLEKYVGEPPMEVQKYVLAECKKWNLVWVGRNKVAPLEPDEVEMLLGFPKNHTRGISRTDRYKSLGNSFQVDTVAYHLSVLKDKFPAGINVLSLFSGIGGAEVALDRLGIRMKNVVSVEKSEVNRVILRSWWDQTAQQGKLEEFEDVKELTRDCLEKLMDSFGEFDLVIGGSPCNNLAGGNRVSRDGLEGTESSLFFYYVRILNLVKSIMSSRRR; this is encoded by the exons ATGGGATATTCAGTGGAAGAGGCTTCCATAGCAATGGAGAGATCTG GTCCAGAAGCAACGCTTGACGTATTGATAGATTTCATCAGTACTGCTCAAATGTCAAGAGCAGAAGATGCCTATCTGCCAGAAGATGTGAAG CCAAAACTGAAGCACATATCGAATGATAGTGGTGGATACAAGAGGAAGATGTACAATGAGTTGTGCAAAAGGAAAAAGCATAGGGCGATTCTTGATGAAGGGACAATTCGTTTGCCCAAACCCATGATTGGATTTGGAGTTCCTACAGTATCTCTTCCCACAATTGTCCAAAGAAATCTTTCGAAGCAAGCTGTCGGCCCCCC TTACTATGAAAATGTTGCTCAAGCTCCAAAGGACGTGTGGAACACCATTTCCAGACACTTGTTCGATGTTTTGCCTGAGTTTGTCGACTCAATATACTTTTGCGCTGCTGCAAGGAAAAGGGGATATATTCATAATCTTCCAGTTGAAAAAAGATTTCCTTTGTGTCCACTTCCCCCAAGTACCATTCATGAGGCACTTCCCTTAACAAAGAAATGGTGGCCATCTTGGGATAAACGGACAAAGCTAAATTGTTTGCTAACAGCCATTGGGAGTGCAAAATTGACGGACAGGATCAGGAAAGTTTTGGAGAAATATGTTGGTGAGCCACCTATGGAAGTGCAAAAGTATGTTCTTGCAGAATGCAAAAAGTGGAATTTGGTGTGGGTTGGAAGAAACAAAGTTGCTCCTTTGGAGCCTGATGAAGTTGAAATGCTATTGGGGTTTCCAAAGAACCATACTAGGGGTATAAGTAGGACTGATAGATACAAATCCCTTGGTAACTCGTTCCAG GTCGACACAGTGGCGTATCACTTATCGGTGTTGAAAGATAAGTTTCCAGCTGGTATCAATGTATTATCGCTTTTCTCTGGAATTGGCGGTGCCGAAGTTGCTCTTGACCGTCTCGGGATTCGAATGAAGAATGTTGTTTCAGTTGAAAAATCTGAAGTCAAcagggttattttgagaagcTGGTGGGATCAAACAGCTCAGCAGGGGAAGCTTGAAGAATTTGAGGATGTGAAGGAGCTGACCCGAGACTGCTTGGAGAAACTGATGGATTCCTTTGGAGAATTTGATCTAGTAATCGGTGGAAGCCCGTGCAACAATCTTGCAGGTGGTAATAGGGTGAGCAGGGATGGGCTTGAAGGTACAGAGTCTTCTCTATTTTTTTACTATGTTAGGATATTGAACTTAGTCAAATCCATCATGTCTAGCAGACGTAGATAG